One genomic segment of Pseudomonas sp. RU47 includes these proteins:
- a CDS encoding DUF2138 domain-containing protein: protein MSDNTVTPAADTPAAKPSRRWPLLLAGLCLVAGVAGGFGWLLLKPKAPPAELASDKLGLSRPDALLETRSLSQLPKDLLTVPFLKATLTEDFVFYYETHADRLGLIGSLRRIIYEHDLKLQDSLIEQLFDQPADVALWRGADGRLKDFLLVMDRGGLAKLLEPLAKVAMDDTQLSQMGELKVGGDSVPLYQLTYNASKALLFASHGDKLVVLSNPAKYYDPESGVSEESGHVSPQALAALLNGEKLFPEAFGLPAKTAETKQRLSVNSSVLAMGYQRFIPNFAGLRFDMDDKGWHSYLAMDELENQPDFDFKPVWQAMPLGASACVTLPVAAEPQKPLLVKLGAEETVAQTLTEHVAGAAGLCWYADSRLYTPLLVASLKDEDSSKLDGDLGKLFGSMVGAFEANVEENVFPVVEKQEGQNHVWQRQVSSNFGPYAAKTAENPDAISGKAFMKVSLARHGSTLLFSLDDKLVDKALGTLDKRFPPMADVLPKDVLMPIYFGPDSMAQLMQQETLDSLPQDMEPVFYNAAQTYLIPKLRTLGGYGKYALTLPEGSEPDGHWQWLPLEWKAL from the coding sequence ATGAGCGATAACACTGTTACTCCGGCTGCCGACACGCCAGCGGCCAAACCTTCGCGGCGCTGGCCTTTGCTTCTGGCCGGGTTGTGCCTGGTGGCCGGCGTGGCGGGTGGTTTTGGCTGGTTGCTGCTCAAGCCCAAGGCACCGCCGGCGGAATTGGCCAGTGACAAGCTTGGCCTCAGCCGTCCGGATGCGTTGCTGGAAACCCGTTCGCTGAGCCAGTTGCCCAAGGACCTGCTGACGGTGCCGTTCCTCAAGGCCACGCTCACCGAGGATTTCGTCTTCTATTACGAGACTCATGCTGATCGCCTCGGCTTGATCGGCAGTCTGCGCCGGATCATCTACGAGCATGATCTGAAGTTGCAGGACAGCCTGATCGAGCAGCTTTTCGATCAACCGGCCGATGTCGCGCTGTGGCGTGGCGCGGATGGTCGCTTGAAGGATTTCCTGCTGGTGATGGATCGCGGCGGGCTGGCGAAGCTGCTCGAGCCGCTGGCGAAAGTCGCGATGGATGACACGCAACTCAGTCAGATGGGCGAACTCAAAGTCGGCGGCGATAGCGTGCCGTTGTACCAACTGACCTATAACGCCAGCAAAGCGCTGCTGTTTGCCTCCCACGGCGACAAACTGGTGGTGCTGTCGAACCCGGCCAAGTACTACGACCCGGAAAGTGGCGTCTCTGAAGAATCGGGGCACGTCTCGCCACAAGCGCTGGCAGCGCTGCTCAATGGCGAAAAACTCTTCCCCGAAGCGTTCGGTCTGCCAGCGAAAACCGCGGAAACCAAGCAGCGTCTGTCGGTCAATTCCAGTGTTCTGGCCATGGGTTATCAGCGCTTCATCCCGAACTTCGCCGGGCTGCGCTTCGACATGGACGACAAGGGCTGGCACAGCTACCTCGCCATGGACGAGCTGGAAAACCAGCCCGACTTCGATTTCAAACCGGTCTGGCAAGCCATGCCGCTGGGGGCCAGTGCCTGCGTAACCCTGCCGGTCGCGGCCGAACCGCAAAAACCGCTGTTGGTAAAACTTGGTGCCGAAGAGACCGTGGCGCAGACCCTCACCGAACACGTGGCCGGCGCGGCAGGCCTGTGCTGGTACGCCGATTCGCGGTTGTACACGCCGTTGCTGGTGGCCAGTCTGAAAGACGAGGACAGCAGCAAACTCGATGGCGACCTCGGCAAGCTGTTCGGTTCGATGGTTGGTGCGTTCGAGGCCAACGTCGAAGAAAACGTGTTCCCGGTGGTCGAGAAGCAGGAAGGCCAGAACCACGTCTGGCAGCGTCAGGTCAGTTCCAATTTCGGCCCCTACGCAGCGAAGACTGCGGAAAACCCGGACGCGATTTCCGGCAAGGCATTCATGAAAGTCAGTCTTGCCCGTCACGGCTCGACGCTGCTGTTTTCCCTCGACGACAAACTGGTCGACAAGGCCCTCGGCACCCTCGATAAGCGCTTCCCGCCAATGGCCGACGTGCTGCCGAAAGATGTGCTGATGCCGATCTATTTCGGCCCGGATTCGATGGCGCAACTGATGCAGCAGGAAACCCTCGACAGCCTGCCGCAGGACATGGAGCCGGTGTTCTACAACGCCGCACAAACCTATCTGATCCCGAAACTGCGCACCCTCGGCGGCTACGGCAAATATGCCCTGACTTTGCCTGAAGGCAGCGAGCCTGACGGCCACTGGCAGTGGCTGCCGCTGGAGTGGAAAGCGCTGTGA
- a CDS encoding YfaP family protein translates to MTLRYPQVLLLLCTLTALSPAMAADSVKLDTPVGGWRSGAPEGEGESFRQTVNYPASSVNTPIGQANTARISGEIKATQKGNEPGRLIVNGVSMPLKIDDSGRFDRPFSFPNGSNSVEVRSPDGQQRHRTQFLNTSGGATPAKLRVLLAWDSDGTDLDLHLVTPDGAHIWYGNRSAANGAALDVDVTTGYGPEIFAMPAPIKGQYLVYVNYYGGGYRGDEDGGDEAVQPLTTAQVTVITEEGAPSEKMETFVIPMRAVGELTLVKSFSYP, encoded by the coding sequence ATGACACTCCGTTATCCACAGGTCTTGCTGTTGCTCTGCACCTTGACCGCGCTATCGCCAGCGATGGCCGCCGACAGCGTCAAACTCGACACCCCGGTCGGCGGCTGGCGCAGCGGCGCCCCGGAAGGCGAGGGCGAAAGCTTCCGCCAGACCGTCAACTACCCGGCCTCCTCGGTCAACACCCCGATTGGCCAGGCCAATACCGCCCGCATCAGCGGCGAAATCAAAGCTACGCAGAAGGGCAACGAACCCGGTCGCTTGATCGTCAACGGCGTCAGCATGCCGCTGAAAATCGACGACAGCGGCCGCTTTGACCGCCCGTTTTCCTTCCCCAACGGCAGCAACAGCGTGGAAGTGCGCAGTCCCGATGGCCAGCAGCGCCACCGCACACAGTTCCTCAACACCAGCGGCGGCGCGACCCCGGCCAAGCTGCGCGTACTGTTGGCGTGGGACAGTGACGGCACCGACCTCGACCTGCACCTCGTCACCCCCGACGGCGCGCACATCTGGTACGGCAACCGCAGCGCCGCCAACGGCGCCGCGCTCGACGTCGACGTCACCACCGGTTATGGCCCGGAAATCTTCGCCATGCCGGCGCCGATCAAGGGGCAGTATCTGGTGTATGTGAATTATTACGGCGGTGGCTATCGCGGGGATGAGGATGGCGGCGATGAGGCGGTGCAGCCGCTGACCACGGCGCAGGTGACGGTGATTACTGAAGAAGGTGCGCCGAGCGAGAAGATGGAGACGTTTGTGATCCCGATGCGCGCGGTGGGTGAGCTGACGTTGGTGAAGTCGTTCAGTTATCCCTGA
- a CDS encoding GGDEF domain-containing protein: MALHIPTLLVVSVFVFFLMGLLTLHAWYRETREPPLAYLGSMMLLGALGVVLVSWRDRGVDFIPIVFGNVVLLLSAAMNWTAMRTLVGRRPSVSGILAGAFAWLTLCLIPAFYESMPNRVLIYSLLAFGYGVMTTLELWRSRHTLDVAFMPALVLTVLHTVFYAVRSATDEGLPVTKALLGSGEGVPFFSFMLFESMLYVIGIAYITLAMVKERAELKLKAAAFSDPLTGIGNRRAFMMNAGQLLTESQQHAEPAALLLCDLDNFKRLNDTYGHPVGDQALIAFGRIVVESLRKDDVCGRIGGEEFACLLNDCDEQTALEIAERIRRSFSQLSILEPGLLSVSIGVVTTRESGYDLSRLLSEADQALYGAKDKGRNRVQTLRSLYLSLTDN; the protein is encoded by the coding sequence ATGGCCCTGCATATCCCGACCCTGTTGGTCGTTTCGGTCTTCGTCTTCTTTTTGATGGGGCTTTTGACGCTGCACGCTTGGTATCGCGAAACCCGTGAGCCGCCGCTGGCGTACCTCGGCAGCATGATGCTGCTGGGCGCCTTGGGCGTGGTACTGGTCAGTTGGCGTGATCGAGGGGTCGACTTCATTCCGATTGTGTTCGGCAATGTTGTTCTATTGCTCAGTGCAGCGATGAACTGGACGGCCATGCGCACGCTGGTCGGGCGCAGGCCGTCAGTGTCCGGCATTCTGGCAGGGGCGTTCGCATGGCTGACCTTGTGCCTGATTCCCGCCTTCTACGAGTCGATGCCAAATCGGGTTTTAATCTACTCCTTGCTGGCATTCGGTTACGGCGTGATGACAACGCTGGAGCTCTGGCGCAGCCGCCACACTCTGGACGTCGCGTTTATGCCGGCGCTGGTGCTGACCGTTCTGCACACTGTGTTCTACGCCGTTCGCAGTGCGACCGATGAAGGGCTGCCGGTGACCAAAGCCCTGCTGGGCAGTGGTGAGGGAGTGCCGTTTTTCTCATTCATGCTGTTCGAGTCGATGCTGTATGTCATCGGCATTGCCTACATCACCCTGGCGATGGTCAAGGAACGTGCAGAGCTCAAGCTCAAAGCGGCGGCGTTCAGCGATCCGCTGACGGGCATTGGCAATCGTCGCGCGTTCATGATGAACGCCGGCCAGTTGCTTACTGAAAGCCAGCAACACGCAGAACCGGCGGCGTTGCTGCTTTGCGACCTGGATAACTTCAAGCGTCTGAATGATACCTATGGCCATCCCGTTGGGGATCAGGCGTTGATCGCGTTCGGCCGGATCGTGGTCGAGAGCCTGCGCAAGGACGATGTTTGCGGGCGGATTGGCGGTGAGGAGTTTGCCTGCCTGCTCAACGATTGCGATGAGCAGACTGCACTGGAAATTGCCGAACGGATCCGCCGTTCGTTCTCGCAATTGTCGATTCTTGAGCCGGGTCTGCTCAGCGTCAGCATCGGCGTGGTGACTACCCGCGAATCCGGCTACGACTTGTCACGTCTGCTCTCGGAAGCCGATCAGGCGCTGTACGGCGCCAAAGACAAGGGTCGTAATCGTGTACAGACGTTGCGTTCGCTGTACCTGAGCCTTACCGATAATTAG
- a CDS encoding DUF1175 domain-containing protein, which produces MTTLIRSLGLLALLLSAGARAVETPALDPAQSQVFRAWFVRIAQEQLSQGPSPRWYQQDCAGLVRFAANEALKVHDDKWLRSNGLSNRYLPPELSLSDEQRKLAQQWQQGGGKVGPYVNAIKLIQFNSHLVSRDVSQARPGDLMFFDQGDDQHLMIWMGRYIAYHTGTTTPTDNGMRSASLQQLMTWKDTRWIPDAANPNFIGVYRLNFLSQ; this is translated from the coding sequence GTGACGACACTGATCCGCAGCCTCGGCCTGCTTGCGCTGCTATTGAGTGCGGGTGCCCGAGCCGTTGAAACGCCAGCGCTGGACCCGGCGCAATCCCAGGTGTTTCGCGCCTGGTTTGTGCGCATCGCCCAAGAGCAACTCAGCCAGGGCCCGAGCCCGCGCTGGTATCAGCAGGATTGTGCCGGGCTGGTACGTTTTGCCGCCAACGAAGCGCTGAAAGTCCACGACGACAAATGGCTGCGCAGCAATGGCCTGTCCAATCGCTACCTGCCGCCCGAGCTTTCGCTGAGCGATGAGCAACGCAAGCTTGCCCAGCAATGGCAGCAGGGCGGCGGCAAGGTCGGGCCGTACGTCAACGCGATCAAACTGATTCAGTTCAACAGCCATCTGGTCAGTCGCGACGTGTCGCAGGCGCGGCCCGGTGACCTGATGTTTTTCGATCAGGGCGACGACCAGCACCTGATGATCTGGATGGGCCGCTACATCGCCTATCACACCGGCACCACCACCCCGACTGACAACGGCATGCGTTCGGCAAGCCTGCAGCAACTCATGACATGGAAGGACACCCGATGGATACCCGACGCAGCCAACCCCAACTTCATCGGCGTCTATCGACTGAACTTTCTCTCCCAATGA
- a CDS encoding alpha-2-macroglobulin family protein — MTGARMLRICSRIPLLLALLLPLATVNAEDSVEPSGYTPVSGESFFLLADSSFAADEQAMVRLEAPGRDYRRFRMEPYGGADIRVYRIDKPLDFLKRQKNLHRVVSDGQFKGEGLSNTLAYLWDNWYRKSRRVMQRAFSYESRKQVTEEVPELKMGNAIAAPTPYDAQPQFALIPGLPVVSQFRYPLWQAKPIQPPAGVNLAGSSSDFVSVAPGNVYIPLGNLKPGLYLVEALIGKYRATTMVFVSNTVAVSKIAGDELLVWAARKHEGSSVPKVNVLWTDGLGVMSSGATDTDGLLRLKHVSPERSFVIGEDEEGGVFVSENFYYDSEIYDTKLYAFTDRPLYRPGDWVSLKIVGREFKNARDSVLPGAADVSVSVLDATGTELQHLDLKLDSKAGTQGRFQLPDNAVAGGYEIRFNYKEQAYSSAFRVAEYIKPHFEISLNLAKQDYRTGEPVKGSLVLLYPDGKPVANAKLTLSLRAQQLSMVDNELQYLGQFPVELTSTELTTDSKGNASLDLPAADKPSRYMLTVFASDGAAYRVKTTKEILIDRGAASFRLSAPQRFSAVGDKVAFSYANEGGTEQSKAVTPSTYGWVRLEDQSTGEGKLAATDKGFSIAFERPGTYNLTLKDQHGRVLGATGHSVTGDGVKAVPGTVEIVLDKPEYKAGDEALALITFPEPVSDALLSLERDKVEATALLAKGGDWLKLEKLSDTQYRARIPVRDNFAPNLTFSVLYTKGGQYSFQNAGIKVVAPQIDVAISTDKAVYLPGDTVTVDLTTQFAGKAVPAHLTVSVVDEMVYALQPEVAPTIDQFFYHPRRNNVRTSASLSFISYDVALPGSPGAPGKANRSERGVKVLERPRREDVDTAAWQPELLTGADGKTRFTFKMPDSLTRWRITARAIADDGQVGQKKQFVRSEKPLYLKWSGPSKFRKGDQPQLGVFAFSQAEKPVKAELVAHYAGAEQRVPVTLNNGINYLPLPAFALASGDWTAELVQDGKTADSLAVRLSATGDGWQVTQTQGLDVASGDTPLSLPADATDIRLRLDDSPQALFRSALDDLLSYPYGGVEQTASRLLPLSIAYPSLASNPQIRDRLRLIMQNSRLRLVQMAGPSASFTWWGYDGEPDAFLTAYAYYADWNASQVLELTLPPEHWQRVLEVYAKQAPNTPLLQRALILSFAKQMHLPVNTLLSGLIDDLAKAGEGNAETMLDDGEDSLVMSDPDSALGLAAARVLTASLATQSKVALPDAFNRQLAAAQQRLSVSSQPFAEALNLSLQPFDQARAQALLQRLLPQQSTLERALALTWLQRSIAQASPTIALTPGEGWKKNYGATGEMYWTWQGAAPVPSVLTVSGTQERPLRAALSFQTQQPPVDPMAVTITRRLSRLVPGDEAFIFKLEPVGTKPLSSDSLYLDEVILTSKAPKPLRYGMLEVPLPPGADVERTTWGIKLQGKDGTEPTALEKARFEPGQLAYAVPVDALSGELRLRHLVRFSQKGQFNLPPVRFKQVYAPQHQAQEAKAALGQVTVN; from the coding sequence ATGACCGGTGCCCGCATGTTGCGTATCTGCTCGCGAATTCCTTTGCTGCTGGCGCTGTTGCTGCCATTGGCGACCGTTAACGCCGAAGATTCGGTGGAGCCGAGCGGCTATACGCCGGTGTCCGGTGAGAGCTTTTTCCTCCTCGCCGACAGTAGTTTCGCCGCAGACGAGCAGGCGATGGTGCGCCTCGAAGCGCCGGGCCGTGATTACCGTCGTTTCCGCATGGAACCGTACGGCGGCGCCGATATTCGTGTGTATCGCATCGACAAGCCGCTGGATTTCCTCAAACGCCAGAAGAACCTGCACCGCGTGGTCAGCGATGGCCAGTTCAAGGGCGAAGGCTTGTCCAACACCCTCGCGTACTTGTGGGACAACTGGTACCGAAAATCCCGTCGGGTGATGCAGCGCGCGTTCTCTTATGAGTCGCGCAAACAGGTAACCGAAGAGGTGCCGGAACTGAAGATGGGCAACGCCATTGCCGCGCCGACACCGTACGATGCACAGCCGCAATTTGCGCTGATTCCGGGTCTGCCGGTGGTCAGCCAGTTCCGTTATCCATTGTGGCAAGCCAAGCCGATTCAGCCGCCAGCCGGGGTCAATCTCGCGGGCTCTTCGAGCGACTTCGTCAGCGTCGCGCCGGGTAACGTTTACATCCCGTTGGGCAATCTGAAGCCGGGTCTGTATCTGGTCGAAGCGCTGATCGGTAAATACCGCGCGACCACCATGGTGTTCGTCTCCAACACCGTCGCGGTGAGCAAGATTGCTGGCGATGAATTGCTGGTCTGGGCCGCACGCAAACACGAAGGCAGCTCGGTGCCGAAGGTCAATGTGCTGTGGACGGATGGCCTCGGTGTGATGAGCAGCGGCGCGACCGACACTGATGGTTTGCTGCGCCTGAAACACGTCAGCCCTGAGCGTTCGTTCGTGATCGGCGAGGATGAAGAGGGCGGCGTCTTCGTCTCGGAAAACTTCTACTACGACAGCGAAATCTACGACACCAAACTCTATGCCTTCACCGACCGGCCGCTGTACCGCCCGGGTGATTGGGTGTCGCTGAAGATCGTCGGTCGCGAGTTCAAGAATGCGCGGGATTCGGTATTGCCGGGGGCAGCGGATGTCTCGGTCAGCGTGCTCGATGCGACCGGTACCGAGCTACAACACCTTGACCTTAAGCTCGATTCGAAGGCGGGCACTCAGGGCCGTTTCCAGTTGCCGGACAACGCCGTTGCCGGTGGTTACGAGATTCGTTTCAACTATAAGGAACAGGCCTACAGCAGTGCTTTCCGTGTGGCGGAGTACATCAAGCCGCACTTCGAGATTTCGCTGAATCTGGCCAAGCAGGATTACCGCACCGGCGAACCGGTGAAGGGCAGTCTGGTGCTGCTCTACCCGGACGGCAAACCGGTGGCCAACGCCAAACTGACCCTGAGCCTGCGCGCCCAGCAACTGTCGATGGTCGACAACGAGCTGCAATACCTCGGGCAATTCCCGGTGGAGCTGACCAGCACCGAACTGACCACCGACAGCAAGGGCAACGCGAGCCTCGACTTGCCGGCCGCCGACAAACCGAGCCGCTACATGCTCACCGTGTTTGCCAGCGATGGCGCGGCGTATCGGGTCAAGACCACCAAGGAAATCCTCATCGACCGTGGCGCGGCGAGCTTCCGCTTGAGCGCACCGCAACGCTTCAGCGCGGTCGGCGACAAGGTTGCGTTCAGCTACGCCAATGAGGGCGGCACCGAACAAAGCAAAGCGGTGACGCCGAGCACGTATGGCTGGGTGCGTCTGGAAGACCAGAGCACCGGTGAAGGCAAACTTGCGGCGACTGACAAAGGCTTCAGCATTGCCTTCGAACGTCCGGGCACTTACAACCTGACACTCAAGGATCAGCACGGTCGCGTGCTCGGTGCCACCGGGCATTCGGTCACCGGCGATGGCGTAAAAGCAGTGCCGGGCACCGTGGAAATCGTCCTCGATAAACCTGAGTACAAGGCTGGCGATGAAGCGCTGGCGCTGATCACGTTCCCGGAACCGGTCAGCGATGCTCTGCTTTCTCTGGAGCGCGACAAGGTCGAAGCTACTGCGCTGCTGGCCAAGGGCGGCGACTGGCTGAAACTGGAAAAGCTCAGCGACACCCAATACCGCGCGCGTATCCCGGTGAGGGACAACTTTGCGCCGAACCTGACCTTCTCCGTGCTCTACACCAAGGGTGGTCAGTACAGCTTCCAGAACGCCGGGATCAAAGTGGTCGCGCCGCAAATCGACGTGGCGATCAGCACCGACAAAGCGGTGTATCTGCCGGGCGACACGGTCACGGTTGACCTGACCACGCAGTTCGCCGGCAAAGCCGTTCCGGCGCATCTGACCGTCAGCGTCGTCGACGAAATGGTCTACGCGCTGCAACCGGAAGTCGCACCGACCATCGACCAGTTCTTCTATCACCCGCGCCGCAACAATGTGCGTACCAGCGCCAGTCTGTCGTTCATCAGTTACGATGTCGCGTTGCCGGGCAGCCCGGGCGCGCCGGGCAAAGCCAACCGCAGCGAGCGCGGGGTGAAAGTGCTGGAGCGGCCGCGTCGTGAAGACGTCGACACGGCCGCTTGGCAACCGGAGTTGTTGACCGGCGCCGACGGCAAAACCCGTTTCACTTTCAAAATGCCGGACTCGCTGACCCGCTGGCGCATTACCGCCCGCGCCATCGCCGATGACGGTCAGGTCGGACAAAAGAAACAGTTCGTGCGTTCGGAAAAACCGCTGTACCTGAAGTGGAGCGGCCCGAGCAAATTCCGCAAGGGCGATCAGCCGCAACTCGGTGTGTTCGCGTTCAGTCAGGCCGAGAAACCGGTCAAGGCTGAACTCGTGGCCCACTACGCTGGCGCTGAACAACGTGTCCCGGTGACCCTCAACAACGGCATCAATTACCTGCCGCTGCCAGCATTCGCCTTGGCTTCCGGTGATTGGACGGCTGAACTGGTGCAGGACGGCAAAACCGCCGACTCCCTCGCCGTGCGCCTCAGTGCGACCGGTGACGGCTGGCAGGTGACGCAGACGCAAGGCCTCGATGTCGCCAGTGGTGACACGCCGTTGAGCCTGCCGGCGGATGCCACGGATATTCGCCTGCGTCTGGATGACAGTCCGCAAGCGCTGTTCCGTTCGGCTCTCGATGATCTGCTGAGTTATCCGTACGGTGGCGTCGAGCAGACTGCCAGTCGTTTGCTGCCGCTGAGCATCGCTTATCCGTCGCTGGCATCGAATCCGCAGATTCGTGATCGCTTGCGCCTGATCATGCAGAACAGCCGTCTGCGTCTGGTGCAAATGGCCGGGCCATCGGCGAGCTTCACGTGGTGGGGTTACGACGGTGAGCCGGATGCGTTCCTCACTGCCTACGCCTATTACGCCGACTGGAACGCCAGCCAGGTGCTGGAGCTGACCTTGCCGCCGGAGCATTGGCAGCGGGTGCTGGAAGTTTACGCCAAGCAAGCGCCGAACACGCCTTTGCTGCAACGCGCGCTGATTCTGTCGTTCGCCAAGCAGATGCATTTGCCGGTGAACACGCTGCTTAGCGGCTTGATCGACGATCTGGCCAAGGCCGGTGAAGGCAATGCTGAGACCATGCTCGACGATGGTGAAGACAGTCTGGTGATGAGCGATCCGGATTCGGCGCTCGGTCTGGCAGCGGCACGGGTGTTGACCGCCTCTTTGGCCACGCAGTCGAAAGTCGCCTTGCCGGACGCGTTCAATCGTCAGTTGGCTGCTGCACAACAGCGTCTTTCGGTCAGCTCGCAGCCATTTGCCGAAGCGTTGAACCTGTCACTGCAACCGTTCGATCAGGCACGTGCGCAAGCGCTGTTGCAACGACTGTTGCCGCAGCAATCGACCCTCGAACGTGCGCTGGCGCTGACCTGGTTGCAACGCAGCATCGCCCAGGCTTCGCCGACCATCGCCTTGACGCCGGGTGAGGGCTGGAAGAAAAACTACGGTGCAACCGGTGAGATGTACTGGACGTGGCAAGGCGCGGCGCCAGTGCCGAGCGTGCTGACAGTGTCCGGCACGCAAGAGCGTCCATTGCGCGCGGCGTTGAGCTTCCAGACCCAGCAACCGCCAGTCGATCCAATGGCCGTGACCATCACCCGTCGCCTGTCGCGACTGGTGCCGGGCGATGAAGCCTTCATCTTCAAGCTGGAGCCGGTGGGCACCAAGCCGCTGTCCAGCGACAGCCTGTATCTGGACGAAGTGATCCTCACCAGCAAAGCGCCGAAACCACTGCGCTACGGCATGCTCGAAGTGCCGCTGCCACCGGGCGCTGATGTCGAGCGCACGACGTGGGGCATCAAGTTGCAGGGCAAGGACGGCACCGAGCCGACGGCGCTGGAGAAGGCGCGTTTCGAACCGGGCCAGTTGGCCTATGCGGTGCCGGTCGATGCGCTGAGCGGCGAGTTGCGGCTGCGCCATCTGGTGCGATTCTCGCAGAAGGGCCAGTTCAACTTGCCGCCGGTGCGCTTCAAGCAGGTCTACGCACCGCAGCATCAGGCCCAGGAAGCGAAAGCCGCCCTCGGTCAGGTCACGGTCAACTGA
- a CDS encoding DUF2300 domain-containing protein gives MTRPLLWLLMCVIPALATAQDEPLRVAYKGELLSLSQTQLIKREPLPSSLDTPLGSLWKLFVYTWLVDTGAREPAYECRGQSKEEVYCCAAGGRIERDQALVKSCGLYFEPARLGITAADWRAYWQAREAPLWLLDLPSVQPAQRVSVADLLKVLASLPAQDQARRVLLDVVLNAADGNVVGELGGRLRVKTWSWLGDQDPQSRQGGFAGWTADGSPVWAGGRGTSQMVLRHYGQALATVLPAAWPAEAGRCVEVSLFSKYPVSKVLAGDRLATSGPLQGDYRVEFANGNALDIHSDGELFLLNDKLVARLDREEYVARVLEREAKPEPAEAAKALAVAIRTYLLQNATRNGDCLSIDDSSNRQRVAPRPASAESRNIAAWTADLVLAGSTVTYHSDQPGPDKLAWQQAVEQASAGQRYDAILLHAYPRASLSRWDNPVASCEALPAAQDWLQKQRRGWRPTLESETGYNEVSTFAVCKLAFGRPFVDRERQRIYVRGVLTLQDRLDLTHEYLHLAFEAHPNGQDETYIEGLARHLLLE, from the coding sequence ATGACCCGGCCGCTGCTGTGGCTGCTGATGTGTGTGATCCCTGCGCTGGCGACGGCGCAGGATGAGCCGTTGCGCGTGGCCTACAAGGGCGAATTGTTGTCGTTGAGTCAGACGCAACTGATCAAGCGTGAACCGTTGCCGTCATCGCTGGATACGCCGCTGGGCAGTCTGTGGAAGTTGTTTGTCTACACATGGCTGGTGGATACCGGCGCGCGGGAGCCGGCGTATGAATGTCGCGGACAGTCGAAGGAAGAGGTTTATTGCTGCGCAGCGGGCGGCAGGATCGAACGAGATCAGGCGCTTGTGAAATCCTGCGGGTTATATTTCGAACCTGCGCGGTTGGGAATTACGGCGGCGGATTGGCGAGCGTATTGGCAAGCGCGCGAAGCGCCATTGTGGTTGCTGGATTTGCCGTCGGTGCAACCGGCTCAACGGGTTTCCGTGGCTGATTTGCTGAAGGTCCTGGCCTCGCTACCGGCGCAGGATCAGGCGCGTCGAGTGCTGCTCGACGTGGTGCTGAATGCGGCGGACGGCAATGTCGTTGGTGAACTGGGCGGACGCTTGCGGGTGAAAACCTGGAGCTGGCTTGGCGATCAGGATCCGCAATCGCGCCAGGGTGGTTTCGCCGGTTGGACGGCTGATGGCTCGCCGGTCTGGGCAGGCGGGCGCGGCACCAGCCAGATGGTCTTGCGGCATTACGGCCAAGCATTGGCGACCGTGTTGCCGGCAGCCTGGCCGGCGGAGGCGGGGCGTTGTGTCGAAGTCAGCCTGTTTTCGAAGTACCCAGTTTCGAAGGTGTTAGCGGGTGATCGCCTCGCGACATCCGGCCCGTTGCAAGGCGACTATCGCGTCGAATTCGCCAACGGCAACGCGCTGGATATCCACAGCGACGGCGAACTGTTTCTACTCAACGACAAACTCGTCGCAAGGCTTGATCGCGAAGAATATGTAGCCCGCGTCCTTGAGCGTGAAGCCAAACCCGAACCCGCCGAAGCGGCCAAAGCGCTGGCCGTGGCAATCCGCACTTATCTGCTGCAAAACGCCACACGCAACGGCGACTGCCTGAGCATCGATGACAGCAGCAATCGCCAGCGTGTCGCCCCGCGTCCAGCCTCGGCCGAATCCCGCAACATCGCCGCATGGACGGCAGACCTCGTGCTGGCTGGTAGCACCGTCACCTATCACTCCGATCAACCCGGCCCGGACAAACTCGCCTGGCAACAAGCCGTCGAGCAAGCCAGCGCCGGTCAGCGCTACGACGCGATTCTGCTGCACGCCTACCCGCGCGCCAGCCTCAGCCGCTGGGACAACCCGGTCGCCTCCTGCGAAGCACTGCCCGCTGCGCAAGACTGGCTGCAGAAACAACGACGCGGCTGGCGTCCGACGCTGGAAAGCGAAACCGGCTACAACGAAGTCAGCACCTTCGCCGTGTGCAAACTGGCCTTCGGCCGTCCTTTCGTCGACCGTGAACGCCAACGCATCTACGTGCGCGGCGTGCTGACCCTGCAGGATCGCCTCGACCTGACCCACGAATATCTGCACCTGGCTTTTGAAGCACACCCCAACGGCCAGGATGAAACCTACATCGAAGGGCTCGCCCGTCATCTTTTGCTGGAATAG